One region of gamma proteobacterium HIMB55 genomic DNA includes:
- a CDS encoding permease (PFAM: Permease family): MSDFFKLREHDTTIGREIMAGATTFAAMAYILVVNPQIMAIAGIDQGASFVATCLAAALSCLLMGLYANWPVGLAPGMGLNALFAYTIVGDMGYPWQTALGAVFIAGVLFVIISTTRIRAWIIMSIPDDLKIGMTAGVGLFIGIIGLQNGGIIADHPATLVTMGDFSQIPTALAALSFLLVAILSARLAAGGLILGILIVTVLGILLGEVTYQGVVSAPPSIAPLVGQIDIMAALNVSLVSVIFSILIVNLFDTTGTLVGVASNAGLVDEKGDYKNFSKALKADSTSSVLGALLGNSPVTSYVESAAGVAAGGRTGLTACAVGVFFLLAIFFAPLAMMIPSFAVSGALVYVALLMCSGLGRLSWDNPVVLIPALLIMIMIPLTFSIADGIGIGFISYVALSLLASEERKVSWGALVIAGLFVIKFALL; this comes from the coding sequence ATGAGCGATTTTTTTAAACTGCGAGAGCACGATACGACAATTGGGCGCGAGATTATGGCGGGTGCCACAACATTCGCTGCAATGGCTTATATTCTTGTTGTAAATCCTCAGATCATGGCAATCGCCGGGATCGATCAGGGCGCGAGCTTTGTTGCAACGTGCCTAGCTGCGGCACTAAGCTGTTTGTTGATGGGGCTATATGCAAACTGGCCCGTCGGCTTGGCCCCCGGTATGGGTTTAAACGCACTGTTTGCCTACACCATCGTTGGCGACATGGGTTATCCCTGGCAAACCGCGCTGGGTGCTGTTTTTATCGCTGGCGTGCTGTTTGTGATTATCAGCACGACTCGAATTCGCGCTTGGATCATCATGAGCATCCCCGATGATCTCAAGATTGGTATGACAGCGGGTGTTGGTTTATTTATCGGTATTATTGGTCTGCAAAACGGCGGAATCATTGCGGATCATCCGGCTACGCTCGTTACCATGGGCGATTTCAGTCAGATACCCACGGCGCTTGCAGCACTCAGTTTTCTTCTCGTTGCCATTTTATCCGCACGCTTGGCGGCGGGCGGACTGATTCTCGGCATCCTCATTGTCACTGTACTCGGCATCCTATTGGGTGAGGTTACCTATCAGGGCGTTGTCTCTGCGCCACCTTCGATTGCACCGCTGGTTGGTCAAATCGATATCATGGCCGCGCTCAATGTCTCGCTAGTCAGCGTTATCTTTTCGATTTTGATCGTTAATTTATTCGACACGACCGGCACGTTGGTTGGTGTCGCATCGAACGCGGGTCTGGTCGACGAAAAGGGTGACTACAAAAATTTCAGTAAAGCACTAAAAGCCGACAGTACCTCGAGTGTTCTGGGTGCATTATTGGGCAACTCACCTGTCACCTCTTACGTCGAGAGCGCGGCAGGCGTTGCCGCCGGTGGTCGAACGGGTCTCACCGCTTGTGCGGTCGGTGTGTTTTTCCTACTGGCGATTTTCTTTGCGCCTTTAGCAATGATGATTCCCAGCTTCGCTGTTTCGGGCGCTCTGGTTTATGTGGCACTGCTTATGTGCTCGGGGCTTGGCAGGTTAAGTTGGGATAACCCAGTCGTGCTCATCCCAGCCTTACTGATCATGATTATGATCCCGCTGACGTTTTCGATTGCAGACGGTATTGGTATTGGATTCATTAGCTATGTTGCACTGAGCTTGCTTGCATCTGAGGAGCGCAAAGTGAGTTGGGGTGCTTTGGTAATCGCGGGATTATTCGTGATCAAGTTCGCACTGCTTTAG
- a CDS encoding putative phosphoribosyltransferase (PFAM: Phosphoribosyl transferase domain) translates to MSTTKTYLSANQLLNDSFQLGTQIINSGFKPTFIVGIWRGGAPVGIAVQEILAYAGIETDNIAIRTSSYKQGIDQQKGHVEVYGLSYLVKRLTHEDRLLIVDDVFDTGRTIDAVINRLHKLLRQNIPRDIRVATPYYKPSRRKVDLTPDYFLYENEDWLVYPYEIHGLTTEELRKNKPALFEILKDHIET, encoded by the coding sequence ATGAGCACCACAAAAACATATCTATCCGCTAACCAATTATTGAACGATTCGTTTCAATTGGGTACCCAAATCATCAATAGCGGCTTCAAACCGACCTTCATCGTGGGTATTTGGCGTGGTGGTGCGCCTGTCGGCATCGCTGTGCAAGAAATACTTGCCTACGCCGGCATTGAAACCGACAACATCGCGATAAGAACATCCTCGTACAAGCAAGGCATCGACCAGCAGAAAGGGCACGTCGAGGTCTACGGTTTGAGTTATCTCGTGAAGCGACTGACCCATGAAGACAGGCTGCTCATTGTCGATGATGTCTTTGACACAGGACGCACCATCGACGCGGTAATTAATCGGCTGCACAAACTGCTGAGACAGAACATTCCGCGAGACATCCGAGTTGCGACGCCTTATTACAAGCCAAGCCGGCGCAAAGTGGATCTAACGCCCGATTACTTCCTCTATGAGAACGAGGATTGGTTGGTCTACCCCTACGAAATACACGGATTGACCACGGAGGAGCTAAGGAAAAATAAGCCAGCGCTCTTCGAGATCCTGAAAGATCACATCGAGACCTAG
- a CDS encoding putative phosphoribosyltransferase (PFAM: Phosphoribosyl transferase domain) produces the protein MDQMIKKTFVEEEALLNDSFRMAVSVYESGFAPTFIVGIWRGGSSVGIYVQECLQFLGVESDHISIRTSYAGLPDYQKSVDDPSSIRVHGLQYLLENLNADDRLLLVDDVFNSGYSIEAVITELQQKLRLNMPADVRVATPYYKPARNKTGRSPDYYVHEVDEWLVLPYELQGLSRAEIVSNKPAMAGVLETLDR, from the coding sequence TTGGATCAAATGATTAAAAAAACCTTTGTCGAAGAAGAGGCGCTCCTCAACGACTCTTTCCGCATGGCCGTTTCTGTTTATGAAAGTGGTTTCGCGCCCACGTTTATTGTGGGCATTTGGCGGGGCGGTTCTTCGGTCGGCATTTACGTACAGGAGTGTTTGCAATTCTTGGGCGTTGAGAGCGACCACATCTCTATCCGCACGTCCTATGCAGGATTACCCGACTACCAGAAGTCGGTTGATGACCCCTCGAGTATTCGCGTGCACGGATTGCAGTACTTGCTAGAGAATCTGAATGCGGATGATCGTCTGCTATTGGTAGACGATGTCTTCAACTCGGGATACAGCATCGAGGCAGTGATCACAGAGCTTCAGCAAAAGCTCAGGCTGAATATGCCGGCCGACGTCCGAGTCGCAACACCCTATTACAAACCTGCCAGAAACAAGACGGGTCGGTCACCCGATTACTACGTCCACGAAGTCGATGAATGGTTGGTCCTTCCTTATGAGCTGCAAGGTTTGAGTCGAGCAGAAATAGTGTCAAATAAGCCAGCGATGGCAGGCGTTTTAGAGACGCTCGATCGCTAG
- a CDS encoding putative membrane protein (DUF2306) (PFAM: Predicted membrane protein (DUF2306)) → MPVGVLGFYGAVLVWAVLIARGFSRPRYWPVIAGFGLVLLLFLNIRYLIEGAPAGIAFFISLYDFFDNLGLANGDMPLAMTTCVDNACSLWGATFELHQTWGVAFFDRFVEAPALRTNALYLHLACNSIVFVLMHIQLFRPGHTASGSNHAWLGRLTMTFLTIGTVAALYLASEHDAVSPYGGIWSEWGFYSMSLCVYGAAVMGWRTAVQKDWEQHRIWMVRFVGAMYGAFWLFRVLLLVTGPLLREWQSASVLISIWASAPLGLIIADALRRSWDAEKFTRVAT, encoded by the coding sequence ATGCCCGTAGGTGTGCTTGGTTTTTACGGAGCTGTGTTGGTGTGGGCGGTACTCATCGCCAGAGGATTCTCTCGCCCTAGATACTGGCCAGTGATTGCAGGCTTCGGACTCGTGCTATTGCTGTTTCTAAATATTCGCTACCTGATCGAGGGCGCGCCTGCGGGGATCGCCTTTTTTATCAGTCTCTATGATTTTTTTGACAACCTCGGCCTCGCTAATGGCGATATGCCTCTGGCGATGACTACGTGCGTCGATAACGCTTGTTCGTTATGGGGTGCTACTTTTGAGCTTCATCAGACCTGGGGAGTGGCGTTTTTTGACCGGTTTGTTGAGGCACCCGCGTTGAGAACAAATGCGCTATACCTTCACTTAGCCTGCAACTCGATCGTCTTTGTTTTAATGCATATTCAGCTGTTCAGACCCGGTCATACCGCATCAGGTTCTAACCATGCTTGGTTGGGACGGCTTACCATGACGTTCCTCACCATCGGTACGGTCGCTGCGCTCTATCTCGCAAGCGAGCATGACGCGGTCTCACCTTACGGTGGCATTTGGTCTGAGTGGGGTTTCTATTCGATGTCGCTTTGCGTCTACGGTGCTGCGGTTATGGGCTGGCGTACCGCTGTTCAAAAGGATTGGGAGCAACACCGTATCTGGATGGTTCGCTTTGTCGGTGCCATGTACGGTGCGTTTTGGCTGTTCCGCGTCCTGCTTCTTGTCACTGGGCCTTTATTGCGGGAGTGGCAAAGTGCCTCAGTCTTGATCTCTATTTGGGCCTCTGCACCACTGGGCCTGATCATCGCCGATGCATTGCGGCGTTCTTGGGATGCCGAGAAATTTACCAGGGTGGCAACTTAG
- a CDS encoding ATPase component of ABC transporters with duplicated ATPase domain (PFAM: ABC transporter) — protein sequence MIILEDISLSRGPKLLMQNASATLQPGQKLALIGANGTGKSSFFAMLLGSLGADSGNIRGMSGLRLAHMAQELEASSETALSFVMAGDLAVFTLLQKIAEAERAENFEEAASYYQELDTLDGYDAERRAEQLLLGLGFNRSELHQTVTDFSGGWRVRLNLARALMTPSDVLLLDEPTNHLDLDTMLWLQSWLLRYEGTLLMISHDRDFIDAICDRTLSLEGQQLVTYRGGYSAFEKQRAERMAQQRAEYARQQREIAHIEDFVRRFRAKATKAKQAQSRLKALERMETVAPAHADSPFYFQFPEPGKTSDPLLSIDDLSLGYGDETILNNVSFSLHPGDRIGLLGKNGAGKSTLLKGLTGALKAQSGRRVTGAHLRIGYFDQQQLDVLDLDASPLLHLQRLTPAAREQSILDFLGGFNFKGDRAKEAIRPFSGGEKARLALAMVVWQDPNVLILDEPTNHLDLEMRHALAMALQGYTGAIVLVSHDRHLLRHVVESLWLVEGGSVAEYPDDLSTYEKWVLAGDKAPENRPEGSKGDTSGSVGRADHGSGRDQNNSGLPNGMDNSSGAHAVTSGSPHKPALRGKAQRQSNVEQRQRLKPLRQALQKTEKQLESLQSKLEALQIELSDPAMYEAERRDRLAEVVKQEGSIKVELETAEELWMEQQEALEDAS from the coding sequence GTGATTATTTTAGAAGACATCAGCCTCAGCCGCGGTCCCAAGCTCTTGATGCAGAACGCATCGGCTACCTTGCAGCCAGGACAAAAACTTGCGCTCATCGGCGCAAATGGCACGGGCAAATCGAGCTTCTTTGCCATGCTGCTAGGGTCGTTAGGTGCAGACAGCGGGAACATACGTGGTATGTCCGGGTTGCGGCTGGCGCATATGGCGCAGGAGCTGGAGGCGAGTTCTGAGACGGCGCTTAGCTTTGTCATGGCGGGAGACTTAGCGGTCTTTACTCTTCTTCAAAAAATCGCTGAGGCCGAGCGCGCAGAGAACTTCGAAGAGGCCGCGTCCTACTATCAAGAACTCGATACGCTAGATGGTTACGATGCAGAGCGACGCGCTGAGCAACTCCTGCTCGGTCTCGGCTTTAATCGGTCCGAGCTGCATCAGACCGTGACAGATTTCTCCGGTGGCTGGCGCGTGCGCTTGAATCTGGCGCGCGCGTTGATGACGCCCTCAGACGTTCTTCTGCTTGATGAGCCCACCAACCACTTAGATCTCGATACGATGCTTTGGCTTCAATCCTGGCTGCTAAGATACGAAGGTACGTTGCTCATGATTTCGCATGACCGCGATTTCATTGACGCGATTTGCGATCGTACCTTGAGCTTGGAAGGCCAACAGCTCGTTACCTATCGTGGTGGTTACTCTGCCTTTGAGAAACAGCGTGCGGAGCGCATGGCACAGCAACGCGCCGAGTACGCGCGTCAGCAAAGAGAGATCGCTCACATCGAAGACTTTGTGCGTCGGTTCCGTGCCAAAGCGACCAAAGCGAAACAGGCGCAAAGTCGCTTGAAAGCACTCGAGCGCATGGAGACAGTTGCACCTGCGCACGCCGACTCACCGTTTTATTTTCAATTTCCCGAGCCTGGTAAAACCAGCGATCCACTGCTGTCGATCGATGATTTGTCATTGGGTTATGGCGACGAAACTATTCTGAACAATGTTTCATTCTCGCTTCATCCCGGCGATCGTATTGGGCTCTTAGGTAAGAACGGGGCGGGGAAATCGACATTGCTCAAAGGATTGACGGGTGCCTTGAAAGCTCAGAGCGGCAGGCGAGTAACGGGTGCCCACCTGCGAATCGGCTACTTTGATCAGCAGCAGTTAGATGTGCTCGATCTCGACGCCAGCCCACTTCTTCATCTGCAGCGTTTAACACCCGCAGCCCGTGAGCAAAGTATTCTTGATTTCTTGGGCGGTTTTAATTTCAAAGGAGATCGTGCCAAAGAAGCAATTCGGCCATTCTCCGGCGGTGAAAAGGCACGTTTGGCGCTGGCAATGGTGGTCTGGCAGGACCCCAATGTTCTCATTTTAGACGAACCAACAAACCACCTCGATTTAGAAATGCGTCACGCGCTCGCTATGGCGTTGCAAGGCTATACCGGTGCCATCGTATTGGTGAGTCACGATCGCCATTTGCTTCGCCACGTTGTTGAGTCTCTATGGCTGGTCGAGGGTGGCTCAGTGGCAGAATACCCCGATGATCTCTCTACGTATGAGAAGTGGGTACTAGCGGGGGATAAAGCCCCTGAAAATCGGCCCGAGGGATCCAAAGGTGATACCTCCGGATCTGTGGGACGTGCTGATCATGGCTCGGGGCGTGATCAGAACAATTCTGGACTGCCTAATGGTATGGATAATAGCTCTGGCGCTCACGCCGTGACGTCTGGAAGTCCTCATAAACCAGCGCTCCGTGGAAAGGCTCAGCGGCAAAGTAACGTAGAGCAACGCCAGCGACTCAAACCTCTTCGCCAGGCACTACAGAAAACAGAGAAGCAGCTAGAAAGCCTTCAAAGCAAACTGGAAGCCTTGCAGATTGAACTTTCCGACCCCGCGATGTACGAGGCAGAGCGGCGCGACCGATTGGCTGAGGTGGTCAAACAGGAGGGGTCAATTAAAGTAGAGCTAGAGACCGCCGAGGAGCTCTGGATGGAGCAGCAAGAGGCCCTCGAGGATGCCAGCTGA
- a CDS encoding hypothetical protein (PFAM: Protein of unknown function (DUF1415)), which produces MPAEQETMPTTELTPSQADVERKTLGWVKDFVVGLNLCPFARPLLAANALRVTICEAAEDKGIAGALLDEIERIQKASEAEIATTLVVFPNALQRFDAYLAFLDGAQQLIEEMDLIGVLQLASFHPDYQFAGEPIEAASHFTNRAPFPMIHLLREDMVTRALETYPNPEQIPERNIRRLEDLGRERLQQMLTALDA; this is translated from the coding sequence ATGCCAGCTGAGCAGGAGACCATGCCGACGACCGAACTGACGCCTTCTCAAGCTGATGTTGAGCGTAAAACGCTCGGGTGGGTCAAAGATTTTGTGGTCGGGCTAAATCTATGTCCCTTTGCGAGACCGCTATTAGCCGCCAACGCATTGCGCGTGACAATCTGTGAAGCGGCCGAGGATAAGGGTATTGCTGGCGCACTATTAGATGAAATCGAGCGTATCCAAAAAGCGTCGGAGGCAGAGATCGCAACGACGCTGGTTGTGTTTCCGAATGCCTTGCAACGTTTTGATGCTTACTTGGCGTTTCTGGATGGCGCGCAGCAACTCATTGAAGAGATGGATCTTATAGGTGTGCTGCAGCTAGCGAGTTTTCATCCTGATTATCAATTTGCCGGGGAGCCGATCGAGGCTGCGAGCCACTTCACCAATCGCGCGCCGTTTCCGATGATCCATCTGCTTCGTGAGGATATGGTGACTCGCGCTTTGGAGACCTACCCAAACCCAGAGCAAATACCCGAGCGCAACATCCGAAGACTCGAGGACTTGGGTCGAGAGCGACTTCAGCAAATGCTCACTGCGCTGGATGCGTGA
- a CDS encoding sugar phosphate permease (PFAM: Major Facilitator Superfamily) — translation MSNAATSVENEAHTENTGYGSKPYRTYVLSALTLIYVLNFVDRGLLSVVGPDLVPELGISDTQFGLLTGFGFALLYTIVGIPLARIADTGHRVWIMTICIALWSLMTALCGLATDVTVGSVTIGAFWVLLMCRAGVGIGEAGCTPPANSLIADYYAPQDRAQALGVYAMGVTLGGLFANLIGGWVTDAFDWRTAFFVLGLPGLLIALVFKLTVTEPPRGYTDPAGTKPKDEVPLGEALKELSTKPAFWLMTAGATIAAFCGYGISSFQSIFFVRSHGITAGEAAIWINTPVALAAAFGTFGTGWIASKLYKTYPGAIAWVPAIGLGISVPFYLFAFTTESLLWAGIGLAIAGFSKYGYLAAQYTIGQGVVTMRARAIATAILLFVVNLLGYGFGPLFIGAVSDVFFVNGIIELGVGVDELARNQCHPKVIGLLETNLQEACGAVYAQSLQSAILITASLYALCSLFFLLTWPRLKKDMVDRNPG, via the coding sequence ATGAGCAATGCTGCCACGTCCGTGGAAAACGAAGCGCACACCGAGAACACGGGGTACGGCTCAAAGCCCTACCGCACTTATGTTCTCAGCGCTCTGACACTTATCTATGTGTTGAACTTCGTCGACCGCGGGCTTCTCTCCGTTGTAGGTCCTGACTTGGTGCCAGAACTCGGTATCTCCGATACACAGTTCGGCCTTCTGACCGGTTTTGGCTTTGCGCTGCTTTACACAATCGTTGGCATTCCCTTGGCACGCATCGCAGACACGGGGCATCGTGTTTGGATCATGACGATCTGCATTGCGCTCTGGTCACTCATGACGGCGCTCTGTGGCTTAGCAACAGACGTTACGGTTGGCTCTGTCACCATCGGTGCGTTTTGGGTTTTGCTAATGTGCCGCGCAGGGGTTGGCATTGGTGAAGCAGGCTGCACACCGCCCGCGAATTCGCTCATCGCTGACTACTACGCACCACAGGATCGCGCTCAGGCACTCGGTGTGTACGCCATGGGCGTGACGCTTGGCGGTCTTTTTGCCAACTTAATCGGCGGCTGGGTCACGGATGCCTTTGATTGGCGAACCGCCTTCTTTGTATTGGGCTTACCCGGGCTTTTGATTGCGCTTGTTTTCAAATTGACCGTCACCGAACCTCCACGTGGCTATACCGACCCAGCGGGTACCAAACCTAAGGATGAGGTTCCACTTGGGGAGGCCCTGAAAGAGCTATCGACAAAACCCGCCTTCTGGCTAATGACGGCTGGCGCAACGATCGCAGCATTTTGCGGCTATGGCATTAGTTCTTTCCAATCGATTTTCTTCGTCCGATCTCACGGCATCACTGCGGGCGAGGCGGCGATTTGGATCAACACACCGGTGGCTCTAGCGGCGGCGTTCGGCACTTTCGGAACAGGCTGGATCGCCTCGAAACTCTACAAGACATACCCGGGCGCGATTGCCTGGGTTCCTGCCATCGGCTTGGGTATCTCAGTGCCCTTCTACTTGTTTGCCTTCACAACAGAGAGCTTGCTCTGGGCAGGCATTGGTCTGGCCATTGCCGGCTTCTCTAAGTATGGCTACTTAGCTGCGCAATACACCATCGGCCAAGGCGTAGTCACCATGCGTGCGCGCGCCATCGCCACGGCCATCCTGTTATTTGTGGTCAACCTTTTGGGATACGGATTTGGCCCCTTATTCATCGGCGCTGTTTCGGATGTGTTCTTTGTGAATGGCATCATCGAACTTGGTGTCGGTGTCGATGAACTCGCGCGCAATCAGTGCCACCCCAAAGTCATTGGACTATTGGAGACCAACCTGCAAGAAGCCTGCGGTGCGGTATACGCCCAGAGTCTTCAGTCAGCCATTCTGATAACAGCCAGCCTCTACGCGCTTTGCTCGCTCTTCTTCTTGCTGACTTGGCCACGGCTCAAAAAAGATATGGTGGACCGTAATCCTGGCTGA
- a CDS encoding short-chain alcohol dehydrogenase (PFAM: short chain dehydrogenase) produces the protein MDLNNKTAVVTGGGNGIGKSLCVALAEAGAKVVVADIELEAATAVNAELTTNGHQSMGLQVDVSDESSVIALRDAAVETFGSVDILVNNAGVMHATKPLFATTTADLEWVMSVNVGGVMNGIRSFVPLFIEQGTPAWILNTASEHSLGVPHLGGGLYTASKHAVLGLSDVLRRELPDHIGVSVLCPGIVGTTLWKASERRQDRYGGVEAGSEQAGAAMQHIGMPAECVAEATIRGLQEETFFIVTHPHAVEFGKSRWDEIESAFAAQAPRFEGDEKYDLNVVLKQLGGG, from the coding sequence ATGGATTTGAATAATAAAACGGCCGTTGTAACGGGTGGTGGAAACGGTATTGGCAAATCGCTTTGCGTGGCTCTCGCGGAGGCAGGCGCCAAGGTGGTTGTCGCTGATATTGAACTGGAAGCTGCCACCGCTGTGAATGCTGAGCTTACTACCAACGGCCATCAATCGATGGGTTTACAGGTCGACGTGAGTGATGAGTCGAGCGTGATTGCTCTGCGAGACGCAGCGGTCGAGACGTTTGGCAGTGTGGATATTTTGGTCAACAACGCAGGTGTTATGCACGCCACCAAGCCGCTCTTTGCTACCACAACTGCCGATCTCGAGTGGGTGATGTCGGTTAATGTCGGTGGGGTAATGAACGGTATTCGTAGCTTCGTGCCCCTTTTTATTGAGCAGGGTACACCCGCGTGGATCCTCAATACAGCCTCTGAGCACAGCTTGGGTGTCCCTCACTTGGGTGGCGGTTTATACACGGCCTCAAAACACGCAGTGCTGGGTTTGTCTGATGTGCTTAGGCGCGAACTGCCCGACCACATCGGTGTCAGCGTGCTTTGCCCGGGTATCGTCGGCACCACGTTGTGGAAAGCGAGTGAGCGCCGCCAAGATCGTTACGGTGGGGTAGAGGCCGGCTCAGAGCAGGCTGGTGCAGCGATGCAACATATTGGCATGCCCGCTGAGTGCGTAGCAGAAGCGACGATCCGCGGCCTTCAAGAAGAGACCTTCTTCATTGTCACGCACCCCCATGCAGTCGAGTTTGGAAAGTCACGGTGGGATGAAATTGAGTCGGCGTTTGCCGCGCAAGCACCGAGATTCGAAGGCGACGAGAAATACGATCTAAATGTGGTACTAAAACAACTCGGTGGAGGCTAG